ATGTTAAACGAtccaaacaagatcccacttgactatattttttttacacattacccgtaatatataaaataagtttgaacgatgaataatgccAATAACCGTAACATAGCACGTATTTCAGAATGGAAAAAgtgtataattattaagtcaTTCCAACTGAGCTAAAAGCCATTCAATTTTTGCATGATAAACTGCAAAATATTTAAGTGGTCAGACAGATAGTTGGGCTCCATTAGTGAAACAGTATCTCCAGTACACAGCATTACCAAATTAATAGTAgaaaattcattatttttacTTGATTTTACATTTCCAAATTATAAAAAGGTATCATCTTTAATCTTTTTCAACAAGTTTCCTCTTAAATGGTCTTcaattctggaaaaaaaaaagctgAACTATTATGATGTTTCTTCCACTTTCTAGGCTAAAAAGTTtgctctttttttaaaaattgtactAACATTAACTACATCTAAGCTCTTGTAGATTATAGGTTCATGAAATTCTTGTTTGTCTTTATGAACCCATGAGGCCAAGATACCGTTAAACGCGACTATTGTACGTAGATAGCaataacatttcattacccTAATGTCATGAAGAGGTAAGCAACTTTACATTTGTTATTGATAACGGACTGGTGTAGACACCCTTCACCCACATTTTATACTCCGTTTGTCCTTTTGAATTTGCTTTTGTTCAGAACAAAACTTGTACTAGGCTACTAGCAACCATGATTAAATGGAGTCGTCAATTTAGTGATTATAAGAGTGTGGCTTGTGACGAAAAAACCGAAATGCCTCAAACGTACGATTATACTATCAATCTCAAACCGATGTAGTCGGAAATTAACTACGGAGGAGGGACAGGACATCGACTACATCAATGCCTTCCATGGCTCCATATGCATAGGAAATACATACAACTACAATTAGAATAAAAATACCGAAATACGCCCTTGAGATTAGAGAATGACACCCTTTGAAATCGCAACAAGGGGAGTTGTCACTTGTCAGAAAGATTAAAGAGTGGTGATGACGTTTAAATTGTGTGGCTGATATTAAATTCAGAAAAACTGTATGGacgagaattaaaaaaattcgtGGGAACATTTCCATAGATGGAAATGTGACAAAGTAAAAGAGACTTGACTAAAAGGGAAAGTGTGGCATTTTTAAAGGGTAGAGAGTAAATATTTTAACCATTTGTACTATTTTTGAACTTTACACCTAAACATTTGTGCAGCAAAGTGGTTTACAATTTACATACATTGTAAaagcatatattttttttaatatttaagcaCATAGGAACTACAAGCCAAAGAAAGCTCTAAATTCCATTACCAAGAGGCATGCATTGTGAGTTGTTACTTTATCACATTCTCATAGCTTTACACAAGATCTCTTCCTGGCTTTCCTACAAAGAGGAGTGTACTAGTGGCAAACCAAAATCTAATCCTCCCCAAATGTCTTTTAGACACAAGAcaactcaaaaaaaattgagattCACAATTACGAGGAAAATTTAAGCTCGGGTCATTTGATTACAAACCTAATGaatattgaattgtgtaatATAACACTGAAAAAAGATAATCAAGTCAATTCTGTATACATGCAGAGATGAGTGGTCAGCCCATTCTATATAAGTATCCTAGATTTACCCTATTCGGTGTTAAGACATCTTAAACATAATAGCAAAAATCAAGTTCATGTTTTGAAAGTAAATAGATTAGaaactaaaatcaaaatttgaatATTATGATGAAACTATGCTTCAaacaagaaagaatgttagcaGAATAATTTGAAATTTGCAGTGCTAAACAGTAATTAGCAACAATGGGGTGAAGAACTTACTAGGATCAGTGGTAGTGATCATGGCGACGCCTTTGAAATCACAGGACCCAGCAGCCTTCCCCTGCATCTGATAATAGCTGTCGAAAGCATACGAAGCATGATTCTGGACATTGTTGGGCTGATAACAAGATTCACCCGGCTGAATTTCGCTACAGTTTGCCCTTCCCGGACCACAAGCCCAATCTAAAGCAGTCTGCAAAGTCCTTGTATCCATCCCATCCATAGCAATGCAATAAGTCTGGTTTGTTGTGTCATTAGCCAAGAAAGTCCCACTCCCCGAAACATGTAACAAATAAACGGGGGTAGTATTCGCATAAAACAAGCCCCAATTGGCCTCGGATATTGGGGGTGACCTCAAATCCTCATTGAACAACTCATATAAATACACACTCGATGTAATCTCTGGGCGAGAGGGGGTGCCAGATCTatcataaacatgtttaatgAGGTTCGAATTGTAAGTATCGGCATTATCCATAGTCGCATAAGGCTCTTTAGAATCGCCTTTGGAAGGCCACCCGGTCTCACTCACAAGCACCACAACATCGGTAATATTAAGGTTTTTCATCGAGTAATAAGCCGAATCAATCATTGCATCATACACGTTTGTGTAATGGAGCAAAGTGTTAGGATCAACCATTTCTTTGGAAGGTGTTATAGGCTTAAACAAAGAGTTATCCAATGGCACAACACCCTTATTCTCCATAAAAACATAGTAAGGATACAAATTCATCATCAAAGGGGATTGAGTCCTAGACAAAAACTTTACAATGGGCAACAAATATTGAGTCATTGAAGTGTTGAAAAATGCTTGGGAAGGTGGGAAAGGGTCTAAAATTAGTGAAGCTGAATGTGGGGTTGAAACTTTGATCTGGGTGTGAAGATTTGAGGCCACAAGTGCACTATAAAGTGACTCAATAGCAGGCAAAAGCAAAGGGGCAGTTGAAGGAACTGAGGTTAAGACCTCATCACCCACAGCAATGGCAACGATGAGTGTTTCCGGGTAGAAAGCGACGACATTCCGGTCCACCCAAGCCGCAGCGGTGGCATTGGAGGATCCAATCCCAATAAGTTGGTTATTTGGTACCCCAATTATGACTCTAATCTTAGTATGAGCAAGGGCTTTAAGCAAATCAGTGTTAGCATCATAGAGTCTCACATGGGTAATTTTCTGtaatttgagaaatgaaaccAAATCTGAGGGAGATGGGAAGTTTGATACATCTGTTCCAATGTTTACTCCAACATAGGGTTCATCTTGACCTTGATTTTGCTTAATTTCTGCTATAATTTTCCCTTGAGCTGAAATTTATGCAGAATATATGAGTATAAGAGTATAAAAGTAATTTTCCTAACTGGGTTTcactcaatttcaaaaattagcACATGGGTTTGcaatatatcaaacaaaaatcac
This genomic stretch from Amaranthus tricolor cultivar Red isolate AtriRed21 chromosome 9, ASM2621246v1, whole genome shotgun sequence harbors:
- the LOC130824657 gene encoding glucan endo-1,3-beta-glucosidase 1-like, with the translated sequence MAAFRLFLSSFILFLFHFSPFPAQGKIIAEIKQNQGQDEPYVGVNIGTDVSNFPSPSDLVSFLKLQKITHVRLYDANTDLLKALAHTKIRVIIGVPNNQLIGIGSSNATAAAWVDRNVVAFYPETLIVAIAVGDEVLTSVPSTAPLLLPAIESLYSALVASNLHTQIKVSTPHSASLILDPFPPSQAFFNTSMTQYLLPIVKFLSRTQSPLMMNLYPYYVFMENKGVVPLDNSLFKPITPSKEMVDPNTLLHYTNVYDAMIDSAYYSMKNLNITDVVVLVSETGWPSKGDSKEPYATMDNADTYNSNLIKHVYDRSGTPSRPEITSSVYLYELFNEDLRSPPISEANWGLFYANTTPVYLLHVSGSGTFLANDTTNQTYCIAMDGMDTRTLQTALDWACGPGRANCSEIQPGESCYQPNNVQNHASYAFDSYYQMQGKAAGSCDFKGVAMITTTDPSHGSCIFPGSKRERDKTRDVVNSTQVTSEAICIYGNNQISLINSLLFSLCSLVFMCCFSNFLLYFDDHRR